In a single window of the Zea mays cultivar B73 chromosome 5, Zm-B73-REFERENCE-NAM-5.0, whole genome shotgun sequence genome:
- the LOC100194077 gene encoding uncharacterized protein LOC100194077 — MEESGAAVRGEEDRVADAQRLGPAEVALSTATAPEPVHGLGDAAVEVCHAPEARLSTEIGDEGSNFAFGLVTPVDCASSSHRGRRFQLGQEKGSSSEQRVMDMDERKEGSLAPAASAENAALQTCHEVNDRLSNKTIPYPPCSEVVCSKDAGCLYGMFDKTAEGSQFEHVGLTGDGGDCRAVVEVVKETVQDLLAARNGAKCGYEGLSVSMDHGSEQEPRGIGSITFANDELQPNGLVSDIEAVSRPAHIDSVPSIPGSIDLSLDLKAGQFGGMSGDSGTCHGADRAMRNDDFTHDSGDLSDPGKHHLEKLPSGAEGLALITDAVGGSDHLDQGLNACYAAANSSANFISNANDGELRNEKLTALHVFIRRNPKRAVSSRSLNSEKQDQIGKGNSGSRKPKKVDIVSSLHQSTVNMFPNKITKGRSGMNRPPKSFTWGNLERLLDCCPSYGPSTSNSRPICLDKGGSYNRSDQRSQPSIWKSRSSRSSRSKRSSFSEIGHAANELDGQPTLAIVADMGHAASELNEQPTFSIAANTDICLESHRGNIPNLSSDKLINILDSTRKTAESIDSHRTESKCIQSQRERALVSSGKETCAAYVHRECAKLSTSELMDNANGNVMLHVGFSPDSVLELASVTCEGNASASHDVMLHENPTDAGALNDGDPSVLSTSDYEKEHASSLMNLEQHARSTLHEDTRKEEVGPSHGIVENDIEGKARALQKSNSVRKIGIVRKAGCKKKDGSKGVKKNVIGFSKASPCESSKLRPSNDPISPGPPDVGSCFEALTSGSQDLGMHEHGGIQSHSVMHGDKGHAFDSMKSPRHKIKDTNARKKGKVRDPHKKEKGKKKNTSEETSLDHGLLQLPSTERAASDMNEQSDLDPITELPFKNSSAISTNLPGNVACKMDGASVPPLPPRAAWVCCDDCQKWRCIPAELADVIGETNCRWTCKDNGDKTFADCSIPQEKSNAEINAELDLSDASADEADNGGSNSKACKPPSWTLVRSNLFLHRNRRTQSIDESMVCNCKPPQDGRMGCRDGCLNRMLNIECVKRTCPCGEQCSNQKFQRRSYAKLRWFHSGKKGYGLQLQEDVTEGRFLIEYVGEVLDITSYESRQRYYACKGQKHFYFMALNGGEVIDACTKGNLGRFINHSCSPNCCTEKWMVNGEVCIGIFALRSIKKGEELTFDYNYVRVSGAAPQKCFCGTAKCRGYLGGDISIVDTIITQDDTEADHFEQMVVDKDSKELLGPNESDSDGSHPNISEPEFSIQGEDLHDCSAAKVELDLLEGTRGTSLETSEPEHPLEAWSPPEDEDVIRTPVHVSRTFESSLQKFSVHDTQSSDLLRKTANSMEGSKAPNITNGSTLGSDFRGNLVPTFRPAERKNLKQHKNQKRQPSSPIDNEHILGVEGTLNSLLDVDGGISKRKDATKGYLKLLVVTAAEDGSAGGTSKSLRDLSLILEALLKTKSHSVLLDIINKNGLQMLHNILKQSRGIFHRRPIIRKLLKVLEFLAQKGILTSEHINGGPRFAGVESFRDLMLSLTRHSDIQVQQIARSFRDRWIPPNNARSEPTEYPHTSTFVHDIQGTNTVWSSARRKRKSRWDYQPDEHYKMPGLKIQKVCSGHGEFDVQFGFMKNKLKRNQGANNYHNDVLGMGSSTEGEDDEAPPPGFESQLDRRPAQLSIGSEVAPGLCMERYQSSLSISYGVPVTLVQHFGTPESEGGQCHKKWKVAPGVPFSPFPPLPPYPRGNPCPSTSSSQMFQHDGIPQVKHNNSGQRGRIMGRDGRVHRSWRNESRTKWQYHHQGRRFSSTHHRFERSEPARPQ, encoded by the exons ATGGAGGAGTCTGGCGCGGCCGTGCGCGGCGAGGAGGATCGTGTTGCTGACGCCCAGCGCTTGGGGCCAGCGGAGGTCGCTCTGTCTACTGCCACCGCCCCTGAACCGGTCCATGGATTGGGGGATGCCGCAGTAGAGGTATGTCATGCTCCGGAAGCTAGATTGTCCACAGAGATTGGTGACGAAGGGAGCAATTTCGCGTTTGGATTGGTGACTCCTGTcgattgtgcttcttcctcccatcGAGGAAGAAGGTTTCAGCTAGGACAGGAGAAGGGTTCGAGTTCAGAGCAGAGGGTCATGGACATGGATGAACGGAAGGAAGGTAGTTTGGCTCCTGCGGCGTCTGCTGAAAATGCTGCTTTGCAGACCTGTCATGAGGTCAATGACAGGCTGTCGAATAAGACGATACCTTATCCTCCTTGCAGTGAAGTGGTATGTTCCAAGGATGCTGGATGCCTTTATGGCATGTTTGATAAAACGGCAGAAGGGAGCCAGTTTGAGCATGTGGGTTTGACGGGTGACGGAGGTGATTGTCGTGCCGTGGTGGAGGTAGTAAAGGAAACCGTACAAGATTTACTGGCTGCTCGTAACGGAGCAAAATGTGGTTATGAAGGTTTGTCAGTTTCAATGGACCATGGCAGCGAGCAAGAGCCACGTGGCATAGGATCTATCACGTTTGCTAACGATGAGCTGCAGCCAAATGGTTTGGTATCGGATATTGAAGCTGTTTCGAGGCCAGCTCATATAGATTCAGTTCCTTCCATTCCAGGGAGCATTGATCTTTCTTTAGATCTAAAGGCAGGTCAGTTTGGTGGAATGTCTGGTGATTCAGGGACGTGCCATGGGGCTGACAGAGCGATGCGGAATGATGATTTTACCCATGACAGTGGGGACTTGTCAGACCCAGGGAAGCATCATTTGGAGAAATTGCCATCTGGTGCTGAGGGCCTGGCATTAATAACTGATGCTGTTGGCGGATCTGACCATTTGGACCAAGGGCTCAATGCCTGTTATGCTGCTGCTAATAGCTCTGCTAATTTTATAAGTAATGCTAATGATGGAGAATTACGAAACGAAAAGCTGACAGCATTGCACGTATTCATACGTAGGAATCCAAAAAGAGCTGTTTCTTCAAGAAGTCTTAATTCCGAGAAGCAAGATCAAATAGGCAAAGGGAACAGTGGCTCACGCAAACCTAAAAAAGTTGATATTGTGAGCTCATTACACCAAAGCACCGTGAATATGTTCCCAAACAAAATCACTAAGGGAAGAAGTGGCATGAACAGGCCACCAAAATCCTTTACTTGGGGCAATCTAGAACGGCTATTAGATTGCTGTCCAAGCTACGGGCCATCTACTTCTAATTCTCGTCCAATTTGCTTGGACAAAGGAGGATCATATAACAGATCCGATCAGAGAAGTCAGCCAAGTATTTGGAAAAGTCGAAGTTCTAGATCTTCAAGAAGCAAACGCTCTTCTTTCTCTGAAATAGGGCATGCAGCTAATGAACTGGATGGGCAACCAACCTTAGCAATTGTGGCTGATATGGGGCATGCTGCTAGTGAATTGAATGAGCAACCAACCTTCTCAATTGCGGCTAATACTGATATTTGTTTGGAAAGCCACAGAGGAAACATTCCAAATTTGTCTTCTGATAAATTGATCAATATTCTTGATAGTACTAGGAAAACTGCAGAGTCTATTGATAGTCATCGTACAGAATCAAAATGTATCCAGAGCCAAAGAGAAAGAGCCTTGGTGAGTAGTGGTAAAGAAACATGCGCTGCATACGTCCACAGAGAGTGTGCTAAACTGTCAACTTCTGAACTTATGGACAATGCCAATGGCAATGTCATGCTACATGTTGGGTTTTCGCCGGATTCTGTTTTGGAGCTTGCTTCTGTTACATGTGAAGGTAATGCTTCTGCAAGCCATGATGTTATGTTGCATGAAAACCCAACCGATGCTGGTGCATTGAATGATGGTGATCCATCTGTTTTATCTACTTCTGACTATGAAAAAGAACATGCTTCATCATTGATGAACTTGGAGCAGCATGCTAGAAGTACTTTGCACGAGGACACCAGAAAGGAAGAGGTTGGTCCATCTCATGGCATAGTAGAAAATGATATTGAAGGAAAGGCGCGGGCTTTACAGAAGTCAAATTCTGTGAGAAAAATTGGTATTGTCAGAAAGGCAGGTTGCAAAAAGAAAGATGGATCTAAAGGTGTAAAAAAGAATGTTATAGGATTCAGCAAAGCTTCTCCATGTGAATCTTCAAAACTTAGGCCCTCTAATGATCCAATTTCACCTGGGCCTCCAGATGTTGGGTCTTGCTTTGAAGCCTTAACTTCAGGCTCACAGGATCTTGGTATGCATGAACATGGTGGCATACAGAGTCACTCTGTAATGCATGGTGACAAAGGGCATGCATTTGACAGTATGAAATCACCAAGGCACAAGATAAAGGATACTAATGCAAGAAAGAAAGGTAAGGTGCGAGACCCACATAAGAAAGAAAAAGGTAAAAAGAAAAATACATCAGAAGAGACTTCCCTTGATCATGGACTTTTACAGTTACCTTCTACTGAACGTGCAGCATCTGATATGAATGAACAGA GTGATCTTGATCCTATCACTGAACTTCCATTCAAGAACTCCAGTGCCATATCTACTAATTTACCTGGAAATGTTGCATGCAAAATGGATGGGGCATCTGTACCGCCACTGCCACCACGTGCTGCATGGGTGTGTTGTGATGATTGCCAAAAGTGGCGGTGCATACCTGCTGAACTTGCAGATGTGATTGGAGAAACAAATTGCAGATG GACTTGTAAGGACAATGGAGACAAGACGTTCGCTGACTGTTCTATTCCACAAGAGAAATCAAACGCTGAGATTAATGCAGAACTCGATCTTTCAGATGCTTCAGCTGATGAAGCAGACAATGGTGGATCTAACTCCAAAG CTTGCAAACCACCGTCATGGACTCTTGTTAGGTCAAACTTGTTTCTGCATCGAAACCGCAGGACACAATCCATTGATGAG AGCATGGTGTGCAACTGCAAGCCACCCCAAGATGGCCGAATGGGTTGTAGAGATGGATGTTTGAACAGGATGCTCAACATTGAATGTGTCAAGCGGACATGTCCATGTGGAGAACAATGCTCTAATCAGAAG TTCCAGCGGCGTAGCTATGCAAAACTGAGATGGTTCCATTCTGGCAAGAAAGGCTATGGATTGCAGTTGCAAGAAGACGTTACTGAAGGAAGATTTCTTATTGAATATGTTGGAGAG GTCCTTGACATAACATCCTATGAATCCCGCCAAAGATATTATGCTTGCAAAGGCCAGAAACATTTCTATTTCATGGCTCTAAATGGTGGTGAG GTAATTGATGCTTGCACTAAGGGAAACTTGGGCCGATTCATCAATCATAGCTGCAGCCCTAACTGTTGCACAGAGAAG TGGATGGTCAATGGGGAAGTCTGCATTGGAATATTTGCTTTGAGGAGCATCAAGAAG GGTGAAGAATTGACATTTGATTACAATTATGTTCGTGTATCTGGTGCTGCTCCTCAAAAATGCTTCTGTGGTACTGCCAAATGTCGGGGTTACCTGGGTGGAGACATATCAATTGTCGATACCATCATCACCCAAGATGATACAGAAGCAGATCATTTTGAACAAATGGTTGTTGACAAAGACTCCAAGGAGTTGCTGGGTCCAAATGAGTCTGATTCTGATGGTAGCCACCCAAATATTTCAGAACCTGAATTTTCTATCCAAGGGGAAGATTTACATGATTGCTCAGCTGCAAAAGTAGAATTAGATCTGCTTGAAGGAACTAGAGGAACCTCATTAGAAACTAGTGAGCCTGAACATCCCTTGGAAGCATGGAGCCCACCAGAAGATGAAGATGTCATTCGTACGCCTGTGCATGTGTCACGGACATTTGAAAGTTCTCTGCAGAAGTTCTCAGTACATGACACTCAGTCATCAGATCTTTTGCGTAAGACTGCAAATTCAATGGaaggatcaaaggctccaaatatAACAAACGGATCGACACTTGGTTCTGATTTCAGGGGCAATCTGGTGCCTACTTTCAGACCTGCTGAGAGAAAAAACTTAAAACAACATAAAAATCAGAAACGACAACCGTCTTCTCCAATTGACAATGAACATATTTTGGGAG TTGAAGGGACACTGAACAGCCTACTGGATGTGGACGGTGGTATCAGCAAGCGAAAG GATGCTACAAAGGGATACTTGAAGCTGCTCGTTGTGACTGCAGCAGAAGATGGTAGTGCTGGGGGCACATCCAAAAG TCTGAGGGATCTTTcgttgattcttgaggcacttctAAAAACAAAATCACATTCGGTTCTGTTGGATATCATCAATAAGAACG GACTGCAAATGCTTCATAATATATTGAAGCAGAGTAGAGGCATCTTCCACCGGAGACCTATTATACGGAAGCTTCTGAAG GTACTTGAATTTCTAGCTCAGAAAGGAATTTTGACATCTGAACATATAAATGGAGGTCCTCGGTTTGCTGGAGTCGAAAG CTTCAGAGACTTGATGCTGAGTTTAACAAGACATTCAGACATTCAG GTTCAACAGATTGCTCGGAGCTTCCGTGATAGATGGATCCCCCCTAATAATGCAAGGAGTGAACCAACAGAATATCcacatacatcaacatttgtgcaTGATATCCAGGGAACCAATACAGTCTGGAGTTCTGCTAGGAGGAAACGCAAGAGCCGCTGGGACTATCAACCTGACGAGCATTATAAGATGCCGGGACTAAAAATCCAAAAAGTTTGTTCTGGACATGGTGAATTTGATGTTCAGTTTGGCTTTATGAAAAATAAGTTAAAGAGGAATCAGGGCGCAAACAACTATCATAATGATGTTCTTGGCATGGGGAGTTCAACAGAGGGTGAAGATGATGAAGCCCCTCCTCCTGGGTTTGAGTCCCAGCTGGACCGTCGGCCTGCACAACTTTCAATAGGCAGCGAGGTTGCTCCAGGACTTTGCATGGAGAGGTACCAATCTAGCTTGAGTATTTCATATGGGGTTCCTGTAACTCTTGTTCAGCACTTTGGAACCCCTGAATCTGAAGGAGGCCAATGCCATAAAAAATGGAAAGTTGCACCTGGCGTGCCTtttagtccttttccaccattgcCTCCCTATCCGCGAGGGAATCCTTGCCCCTCCACTTCGTCTTCCCAGATGTTTCAGCATGATGGAATACCCCAAGTTAAACATAACAATTCTGGACAACGGGGAAGGATCATGGGCCGAGATGGGAGAGTGCATAGGTCATGGAGAAATGAGTCAAGAACAAAATGGCAATACCATCATCAAGGAAGGAGATTTTCGAGCACTCATCATAGATTTGAAAGATCCGAACCTGCAAGACCTCAATAG